A DNA window from Setaria viridis chromosome 2, Setaria_viridis_v4.0, whole genome shotgun sequence contains the following coding sequences:
- the LOC117844652 gene encoding xylan O-acetyltransferase 7: MQHRRKPASAAAPAVTKPPPSRRPTAPLSLAGLVVVIFLVAVFLYNDDAVKPTETVAVAGRARSPDLRVLHQQHDEDVEVEDQVVRDGDANHKQAQTEDKQAETTEEKHQQQQVVVRLPAGCDLYQGRWTYDAAGERSPLYRESECEFLTEQVTCMRNGRRDDSYQKWRWQPHGCDLPRFDASLLLERLRNKRLMFVGDSLNRNQWESMVCLVQSVVPTGQKTLQKFVNNGSLNVFTAHEYNATVEFYWAPFLVQSNSDDPQVHSVMDRVIAWRAIAKHANNWKGVDYLIFNTYIWWLNTFEMKVLKGSGALRNHNKGAAGGWSKYALVDRPVAYREVLKTWAKWVDRHIDPNRTTVFFMGMSPNHITPWAWGNGGGIKCAMETQPIVNRTEPLNIGTDWRLHGVARGVLARHLRRVPVHLVDITALSELRKDAHTSVHTLRQGKLLTPEQQADPKTYADCIHWCLPGLPDTWNHFIYARIVSAPPLPPTSH; encoded by the exons ATGCAGCACCGGCGCAAGCCCGCGTCCGCTGCGGCGCCGGCCGTCACCAAGCCGCCGCCCTCTCGCAGGCCCACCGCGCCGCTGTCGCTCGCgggcctcgtcgtcgtcatcttccTGGTGGCCGTCTTCCTCTACAACGACGACGCCGTCAAGCCCACCGAGACCGTCGCAGTCGCGGGGCGGGCGAGGTCTCCGGACCTGCGGGTCCTGCACCAACAACACGACGAGGACGTGGAGGTGGAGGACCAGGTCGTGAGGGATGGGGACGCCAACCACAAGCAAGCACAGACGGAGGACAAGCAAGCAGAGACGACGGAGGAGAAGCACCAACAACAACAGGTGGTGGTGCGGCTGCCGGCGGGTTGCGATCTGTACCAGGGGCGGTGGACGTACGACGCGGCCGGGGAGCGGTCGCCGCTGTACCGGGAGTCGGAGTGCGAGTTCCTGACGGAGCAGGTGACGTGCATGCGAAACGGCCGCCGCGACGACTCCTACCAGAAGTGGAGGTGGCAGCCCCACGGATGCGACCTGCCCAG GTTTGACGCGTCGCTGCTTCTGGAGCGGCTGCGGAACAAGCGGCTCATGTTCGTGGGGGACTCGCTCAACCGCAACCAGTGGGAGTCCATGGTGTGCCTGGTGCAGTCCGTCGTGCCCACGGGCCAAAAGACGCTGCAAAAGTTCGTCAACAACGGATCGCTCAACGTCTTCACCGCGCAC GAGTACAACGCCACCGTGGAGTTCTACTGGGCGCCCTTCCTGGTCCAGTCCAACTCGGACGACCCCCAGGTGCACAGCGTCATGGACCGTGTCATCGCCTGGCGCGCCATCGCCAAGCACGCCAACAACTGGAAGGGCGTCGACTACCTCATCTTCAACACCTACATCTGGTGGCTCAACACCTTCGAGATGAAAGTCct AAAAGGAAGTGGTGCTCTGAGGAATCATAACAAGGGAGCAGCAGGAGGGTGGAGCAAGTACGCTCTGGTGGACCGGCCGGTGGCGTACCGGGAGGTGCTCAAGACGTGGGCAAAATGGGTGGACCGCCACATCGACCCCAACCGAACCACTGTCTTCTTCATGGGCATGTCGCCCAACCACATCAC GCCTTGGGCTTggggcaacggcggcggcatcaAGTGCGCCATGGAGACGCAGCCGATCGTGAACCGGACGGAGCCCCTCAACATCGGCACGGACTGGCGGCTGCACGGCGTGGCGCGCGGGGTGCTGGCGCGGCACCTCCGCCGCGTCCCCGTCCACCTCGTCGACATCACCGCCCTCTCCGAGCTCCGCAAGGACGCCCACACCTCCGTGCACACGCTGCGCCAGGGGAAGCTGCTCACCCCGGAGCAGCAGGCAGACCCCAAGACCTACGCAGACTGCATCCACTGGTGCCTCCCGGGACTGCCAGACACATGGAACCACTTCATCTACGCCCGCATCGTctccgctcctcctcttccccccaCATCCCACTAG
- the LOC117844516 gene encoding increased DNA methylation 1: MTTAAAWQPVALDAEFSPEVAALLISERGRRQLSSRLRSRNEALRTKVRKHLVALGWTIVSRRNAAMAPRLRYESHDGKTYCSLPDLIVAAGATRSLLDDQHPPPPPPETNKIYNDDDDDPAPTPTQQEDANAIAEYVALMASNHRATGPTADRLRASAKRQLQASGWSFWMKLKSDGREELRYKAPTGRSYPSLHTACQAFTSTSSESTTAPTTGNRKKRKISELLRISSGCGSGGGGPVIKKCTTIQKKKTCQAVEGAADGSCLINCEAAAATCPRRARTLLSVLIDEGILVPRDKVTYSAAAATSSKVGLITGDGVIRCTCCGKAFTVAEFEAHATRGRRTAGRPWARLFLKDGRSLSQCLVELMRRNNDRNNKGMRRVVRLKEACLDPGGDSVCSICNDGGELLLCDHCPSAFHHDCLGLPAASASPEEEEEWFCPCCRCAACGGSDFDPADPDDTTRRPLTDKTIIYCEQCEHEYHVGCVEGGLQLQQGPWLCSPGCERVFRYLQGLAGTSIPTSAEGVSLAILRRRSDDQQGVSSEEAMAMEHGKLRAALDVLHECFVPLVEPRTQSDLSADVVFNRESELRRLQFRGYYVVGLEKGGELVTVATLRVYGNKVAELPLVGTRFAHRRQGMLRLLMTELEKMLARDLGVHRLVLPAVPELLRMWTGSMGFRAMTHSDKLEVADHTILCFQGTTMCQKSLLAAAAAASSGYLCT, encoded by the exons atgacgacggcggcggcgtggcagcCGGTGGCGCTGGACGCCGAGTTCTCGCCGGAGGTGGCCGCGCTGCTCATCTCGGAGCGCGGGCGCCGGCAGCTCTCGTCCCGCCTACGCAGCAGAAACGAGGCCCTCAGGACCAAGGTCAGGAAGCACCTGGTGGCGCTCGGGTGGACGATCGTGTCCAGGCGCAACGCCGCCATGGCGCCCAGGCTCCGCTACGAATCCCACGACGGCAAGACCTACTGCTCCCTCCCGGACCTCATCGTCGCCGCGGGGGCCACCCGGTCCCTTCTTGATGACCAgcatcctccacctccaccaccagaaaCCAACAAGATTTataacgacgacgacgacgatccgGCGCCAACGCCAACGCAGCAGGAGGACGCCAACGCCATTGCCGAGTACGTGGCCCTCATGGCGTCCAATCACCGGGCCACGGGCCCCACGGCGGACCGGCTGCGCGCTAGCGCCAAGAGGCAGCTCCAGGCGTCCGGGTGGAGCTTCTGGATGAAGCTCAAGAGCGACGGCCGGGAGGAGCTGCGCTACAAGGCGCCCACCGGCCGCTCCTACCCCTCCCTCCACACCGCCTGCCAGGCCTTCACCTCCACTTCATCGGAATCCACCACCGCCCCAACCACCGgcaacaggaagaagaggaaaataTCCGAGCTACTACGAATCAGTTCTGGttgtggcagcggcggcggcggccccgtgATCAAGAAATGCACCACCAtccagaagaagaaaacatgCCAAGCAGTAGAGGGTGCCGCCGATGGCAGCTGCCTGATCAA ctgcgaggcggcggcggcgacgtgccCGCGCCGCGCGAGGACGCTGCTGTCGGTGCTGATCGACGAGGGCATCCTGGTGCCGAGGGACAAGGTGACGTAcagtgcggcggcggcaacaagCAGCAAGGTCGGGCTGATCACCGGCGACGGGGTGATCCGATGCACGTGCTGCGGCAAGGCCTTCACGGTCGCGGAGTTCGAGGCGCACGCCACGCGGGGGAGGCGcacggccggccgcccctggGCGCGGCTGTTCCTCAAGGACGGCAGGTCGCTGTCGCAGTGCCTCGTGGAGCTCATGAGGCGCAACAACGACAGGAATAACAAAGGCATGCGACGAGTGGTGAGGCTCAAGGAGGCATGCCTGGACCCCGGCGGCGACTCGGTGTGCTCCATCTgcaacgacggcggcgagctgctGCTCTGCGACCACTGCCCGTCGGCGTTCCATCACGACTGCCTCGGCCTGCCGGCGGCTTCTGCTTctccagaagaagaagaagagtggtTCTGCCCGTGCTGCAGGTGCGCCGCCTGCGGTGGCAGCGACTTCGACCCTGCTGATCCTGACGACACGACCCGGCGGCCATTGACGGACAAGACCATCATATACTGCGAGCAATGCGAGCATGAGTACCATGTCGGCTGCGTGGAAGGGGGCCTCCAACTGCAGCAAGGGCCGTGGCTCTGCAGCCCCGGGTGCGAGAGGGTTTTCCGGTATCTGCAGGGCCTCGCGGGCACCTCGATCCCGACCTCAGCTGAGGGCGTGTCGCTGGCCATCCTGCGACGACGATCCGACGACCAACAAGGCGTATCCTCAGAGGAAGCCATGGCCATGGAGCACGGGAAGCTTCGCGCGGCGTTGGACGTGCTCCACGAATGCTTCGTGCCCCTGGTGGAGCCCCGCACGCAGAGCGACCTCAGCGCCGACGTGGTCTTCAACCGGGAGTCGGAGCTGCGGCGCCTGCAGTTCCGGGGATACTACGTGGTGGGCCTGGAGAAGGGCGGCGAGCTCGTGACCGTGGCCACGCTCCGGGTGTACGGGAACAAGGTGGCGGAGCTGCCGCTGGTGGGGACTCGCTTCGCGCACCGCCGCCAGGGGATGCTCCGGCTGCTCATGACGGAGCTGGAGAAGATGCTGGCCCGAGACCTGGGCGTCCACAGGCTGGTGCTGCCTGCGGTGCCTGAGCTCCTGAGGATGTGGACGGGATCCATGGGCTTCAGGGCCATGACGCACTCCGACAAGCTGGAGGTCGCCGACCACACCATCCTCTGCTTCCAGGGAACCACCATGTGCCAAAAGTCcctccttgctgctgctgctgctgcttcttccgGATACTTGTGTACATGA
- the LOC117844651 gene encoding probable AMP deaminase, whose protein sequence is MDSPYALHLAVAALVGASFAAASAYYMHRKTLDQLLRFARSLDRDQRRRTPLLPDGEAHDYDLEDAEEDQDHTPAHRDHDRRTMPIPPGLPPLHTGREGRPVISPGSTKRVGAIVRSTTPKSPVPSVSAFERIEDSDEEEDLVPDAKNDAAYLASNGAVASELLPDKTSQNGELKAVPSTQMIRSHSATGSLHVPQLNPIAADILRKEPEHETFSKINITAVETPSSDEIEAYKVLQKCLELRERYIFREEVAPWEKEIITDPSTPKPNPNPFNYEHQAKTEHHFEMVDGVVHVYPNKDSKERLYPVADATTFFTDMHYILRVLAAGDIRTVCHHRLNLLEQKFNLHLMVNADRELLAQKAAPHRDFYNVRKVDTHVHHSACMNQKHLLRFIKSKLRKEPDEVVIFRDGTYLTLKEVFESLDLTGYDLNVDLLDVHADKSTFHRFDKFNLKYNPCGQSRLREIFLKQDNLIQGRFLAELTKEVFSDLEASKYQMAEYRISIYGRKKSEWDQMASWIVNNELYSENVVWLIQIPRIYNIYREMGTINSFQNLLDNIFLPLYEVTIDPASHPQLHVFLEQVVGLDLVDDESKPERRPTKHMPTPEQWTNVFNPAYAYYVYYCYANLYTLNKLRESKGMTTIKLRPHCGEAGDIDHLAAAFLTSHNIAHGVNLRKSPVLQYLYYLAQIGLAMSPLSNNSLFIDYHRNPFPTFFLRGLNVSLSTDDPLQIHLTKEPLVEEYSIAASLWKLSSCDLCEIARNSVYQSGFSHRLKSHWIGRNYYRRGPEGNDIHQTNVPHIRVEFRHTIWKEEMELIHLRNVKLPEEIDR, encoded by the exons atggaCTCCCCCTACGCCCTccacctcgccgtcgcggcgctcGTCGGCGCCTCCTTCGCCGCGGCCTCGGCCTACTACATGCACCGCAAGACCCTCGACCAGctcctccgcttcgcccgctcCCTCGACCGCGACCAACGCCGCCGcacccccctcctccccgacggcgaAGCCCACGACTACGATCTGGAGGACGCCGAAGAGGACCAAGACCACACTCCGGCGCACAGGGACCACGATCGCCGCACCATGCCCATCCCGCCGGGGCTCCCGCCGCTCCACACCGGCCGAGAGG GTAGGCCAGTAATTTCTCCAGGTTCAACTAAAAGAGTTGGAGCTATTGTTAGATCGACTACACCAAAGTCCCCTGTCCCTAGTGTCAGTGCGTTCGAGAGAATTGAAGAttcggatgaggaggaggatctTGTTCCAGATGCCAAGAATGATGCTGCTTACTTGGCCTCAAATGGTGCTGTT GCATCAGAGCTCCTTCCAGATAAAACAAGCCAGAATGGGGAGTTAAAAGCAGTACCATCAACACAGATGATTAGATCCCATAGTGCAACTGGTAGTCTGCATGTGCCCCAGCTTAACCCAATAGCAGCTGATATACTCCGAAAGGAGCCTGAACATGAAACCTTTAGTAAGATCAACATCACAGCTGTTG AGACTccttcttctgatgaaattgaagCATATAAAGTTCTTCAGAAATGTCTTGAGCTGCGTGAGAGGTACATATTCAGAGAAGAAGTTGCTCCTTGGGAGAAGGAGATTATAACTGATCCTAGTACTCCAAAACCTAACCCAAATCCTTTCAATTATGAACATCAGGCTAAAACTGAA CACCATTTTGAGATGGTTGATGGTGTCGTTCATGTATACCCCAATAAAGATT CTAAAGAAAGACTCTATCCTGTTGCTGATGCAACTACTTTCTTTACTGATATGCACTACATCCTCCGTGTGTTGGCTGCTGGGGATATTCGAACTGTGTGCCACCACCGTTTAAATCTTCTAGAGCAA AAATTTAATCTTCATCTGATGGTCAATGCGGATAGAGAACTGCTTGCTCAGAAAGCTGCACCACACCGGGACTTCTACAATGTTCGGAAGGTTGATACTCACGTTCATCACTCGGCATGCATGAACCAGAAGCATTTGTTGAGATTTATCAAGTCAAAGTTGAGGAAGGAACCTGACGAG gttgTAATCTTTAGAGATGGTACCTATTTGACTCTTAAGGAGGTTTTTGAGAGTTTGGACTTGACTGG GTATGACCTCAATGTTGATCTCTTAGATGTCCATGCTGATAAGAGCACATTTCATCGTTTTGACAAGTTCAATCTAAAATACAATCCGTGTGGCCAATCTCGCCTGAGGGAGATCTTCTTAAAACAGGATAATCTTATTCAAG GTCGCTTCCTTGCTGAGctcacaaaagaagtgttttctGACCTTGAAGCAAGTAAATATCAG ATGGCTGAGTATCGGATATCTATCTATGGGAGGAAGAAAAGTGAATGGGACCAGATGGCAAGTTGGATAGTGAACAATGAATTATACAGTGAGAATGTTGTTTGGTTAATTCAG ATTCCTCGGATATACAACATATACAGGGAGATGGGCACAATCAATTCGTTCCAAAACCTTCTTGACAATATTTTTCTCCCTCTTTACGAAGTAACTATTGACCCTGCTTCGCATCCTCAGCTGCATGTTTTCTTAGAACAG GTTGTTGGGTTGGATTTGGTGGATGATGAAAGCAAACCAGAAAGACGCCCAACAAAACATATGCCAACACCTGAGCAATGGACTAATGTTTTCAACCCAGCCTATGCATATTATGTGTACTATTGTTATGCCAATCTGTACACACTGAACAAG CTTCGTGAGTCCAAGGGCATGACAACAATCAAACTCCGTCCACACTGTGGCGAG GCTGGCGATATTGACCATCTTGCTGCAGCATTTCTTACTTCTCATAACATTGCTCATGGGGTTAATCTAAGGAAATCCCCTGTTCTTCAGTACCTGTACTATCTTGCTCAG ATTGGTCTCGCAATGTCTCCTTTAAGTAACAACTCGTTGTTTATTGACTATCACCGGAATCCTTTCCCTACATTTTTCTTAAGAGGACTTAACGTATCTCTCTCAACTGATGACCCTTTACAAATTCACCTGACGAAGGAACCTTTGGTTGAAGAATACAGTATCGCTGCTTCG CTTTGGAAATTGAGTTCATGTGACTTGTGTGAAATTGCTAGGAATTCTGTGTACCAGTCCGGTTTCTCTCACAGGCTGAAG TCTCACTGGATCGGGAGAAACTACTACAGAAGGGGTCCTGAGGGCAATGACATTCACCAGACAAATGTTCCTCACATCAGGGTTGAATTTCGACACACG ATTTGGAAAGAAGAAATGGAGCTAATACATTTAAGAAATGTTAAACTACCGGAAGAAATTGACCGGTGA